In Ruania alkalisoli, the DNA window GGCTCGGGTACCTCCGGCATCGGATCAGCATGGTCCAGTCCTGGCTGCTCGGATTGGAAGCTCGCGATCATCGACAGGATCGGCTTGCCGGATTGCAGCGCGTGGGTCCGCCGAGCGCTGAACGATCGACCATCTCGCAGCCGCTCCACGGCAAACGTGATCGGATCCTCCAGCGACCCGGGCCGCAGGAAGTAGCCATGGACTGAGTGCGGTAGTCGGCCGGGGTCCATCGTGCGCCCGGCGGCCAGCAGCGCTTGCGCGAGCACCTGCCCGCCGTAGACGCGGCCGTGCAGCTGTGGCAACGAGGTTCCGACGAAGGTGTCAGCGTCGGTCTGCTCCAGGTCGAGCGCAGCCAGCACCGCGGCCAGCGGCATCGGCTCCTCGCGGTGTTCGCTCATCACTCCTCCTCGAAGGTGTTCACCAGGGAGTGCGCGGCGCGCTCCAGGTAGTCCCACAGTGTGGCGCGCTGGATGGGGGCCAGGTCGGCTTCGTCCACGGCCACACGCATGAAGTCCAGCCACCGGTCTCGGGCGGCGGGGGAGACCCGGAACGGCGCGTGCCGCATCCGCAGTCGCGGGTGACCGCGGGTCTCGGAATAGGTGGTCGGCCCGCCCCAGTACTGCTCGAGGAACATCCGCAGCCGGTCCTCGGCGGGCCCGAGATCGGCATCGGGGTACATCGGGCGCAGCAGGTCATCGCCGGCGACTTGCTCGTAGAAGCGGTGCACGATGCGGCGGAAGGTCGCTTCGCCGCCGACCGCTTCGTAGAAGGAGGGCTGGCGTTCGCTACGCAGCGGCCCCGCGGCGGATAGCCCCAGGGTGGGGCGGTTGCCTGCAGCGCTCTCGGGATTGGTGCTCACCGTCCCAGCGTAAGAGATCGCGCGGACGGGCGTAGCCGACGCACGACGGCAGATGCGAGCCGGGCGACCTGTCCATGGTCCTCAGCAGGCCGTTCCCGCTACAGCGCCAGGTCGGCGAGTACGGGGAGCGCCTCACGCACCGCGCGCCGTGCGCCGTCTGCACTGTCCGCGGCGAGAGCGAGCCCGGCCGCCGCCTGGCACTCCTGGTGGGTCACCGCGCCGAGTAGGGCGGCTACGTCCCCCAACGCCCGTGGTGTCATCGACAGGCTCGCTACGCCCAGTCCCACCAGCACGGCAGCCAGAGCCGGTGAAGCGGCGGCCTCTCCGCAGACCCCGACAGGGCGTCCCTGCGCCTGTCCACCCATGCATGTGAGCTGGATCAGCCGCAGCACCGCCGGGTCCCACGGGGTAGACAGGGGTGCGAGCGCACCCAGGAGCCGGTCGGCCGCGAGGGTGTACTGCACGAGGTCGTTGGTGCCGATCGAGGCGAACGCAGCGCGTGCCAGCAGCGGCCCGGCGAGCAAGGCTGCGCTGGGCACTTCGACCATCACCCCGGCAGTCCGGAGCCCGTGTGCCGTACAGCGAGCCACGAAGTCCTCGGCCTCGGCCACCCGGCTGATCATCGGAGCCATGACCCACACGTCCGCCTCGTGCTCGCCGGCGGCCCGGGCGATCGCCATCAGCTGGTGGTCGAGGACGTCCGGGTTCTGCCACGACGTGCGGTAGCCGCGTACCCCCAGCGCGGGGTTGGTCTCGTCGGTATCTGTCAGGAACGGGAG includes these proteins:
- a CDS encoding globin, giving the protein MRSERQPSFYEAVGGEATFRRIVHRFYEQVAGDDLLRPMYPDADLGPAEDRLRMFLEQYWGGPTTYSETRGHPRLRMRHAPFRVSPAARDRWLDFMRVAVDEADLAPIQRATLWDYLERAAHSLVNTFEEE